CGGGGGAGGCGGCGCAGGCGCACCCTCCGGGCAAGGGCGGCCACAAGCCGGCGCTCGGCCCGGGAAAGGGCCCGCAGGGCCCCCTCTTCCTCCCGGAAGGCCTCCACGTAGACCGAAAGGATGCTCCCGTCCTCCGAAAGGCGCACCGCCTCCACGGTGAGGAGGAAGAGCCTAGGGTCCTCGAGGGCCTGGATCTCCTCCGCGAGGGCGCGCTTCAACCGGGCCTCGAGGTGGGCCTTGCCGTAAGCCATGGCCTGGGGCCTCCACGCCCCAGGCCTATTCTAAGGCTCCCCGCGTGGGGTTTCCACGGGCGCCTTCCGGTCCGGGCAAGGGCGCTTAGCCTTCCAGGACCTCGAGGCCGGGCAGGGTGCCCTTTTCCAGGAACTCCAGGCTCGCCCCGCCCCCGGTGGAGACGTGGCCGAAGCGCTCTTTAAGGCCCAGGCGGTTCACCGCCGCCACGGAGTCGCCCCCGCCCACCACGGTGAAGGCCCCCTCGAGGCTCGCGATGGCCCGCCCCACGGCCAGGGTCCCCTCGTCAAAGGGAGGCACCTCAAAGACCCCCATGGGCCCGTTCCAGAAGACCGTCCTCGCCCCCTCCAGGGCCCGGGCGAAGGCCTCCCGGGTCTTGGGGCCGATGTCCAGGCCCATGTAGGGGACGGGGATGGCCCGGGCCGGGAAG
This region of Thermus thermophilus genomic DNA includes:
- a CDS encoding ribosome-binding factor A; translation: MAYGKAHLEARLKRALAEEIQALEDPRLFLLTVEAVRLSEDGSILSVYVEAFREEEGALRALSRAERRLVAALARRVRLRRLPRLEFLPWRASPA